DNA from Actinoplanes sp. SE50/110:
CCGGCGCCGCGTTGATCGCGCCGATCGAGCCCCGCATCAGCGTGGTCGCCGCACCCAACGTGGCCAGCAGGACCCACTTCTCCCACATCTCGGCGCGGATGTGCCGGGAGGTCCGCGCGTCGAAACCGGCCTCGCCGATCGCCGCGGCCACCGCGTCCATCCGGTCGTCCGGGCCGCCGTCGAGCGGGCCGCACACCAACCGGGCCAGCCCGGTCATCTGCACCACGTCGCCGTGCTCGTCGGTCGTCGCGTGGATCATGCAGAGCCCGCCCCAGACGTGCTCCACGCCGAACGCCGTGATCAGCGTCGGGACGTGGCGCATCCCGTTGAGCAGCGGCACCACCACCGTGCGCGGGCCGATCGCGGCGCCCAGGCCGGCCACCACCGCGTCCAGGGCATAGCTCTTCACCGCCACGACGACCAGGTCGTAGTGCCGGTCGACGCGGGTGATCACCCGGGGCGTCAGCCGCGTCTCACCGCCCGGGCTCCTGATCCGCAGCCCGCGCTCGGCGAGCACCGTCGCCCGGCCCTCCCGGACCAGGAAGGTGACATCCCGTCCGGCCTCGGCCAGCCGGCCGCCGAAGAAGCCGCCGGTGGCCCCGGCCCCGGCGACGAGGATCCTCATCCGAGCTGCTCGTCGTCGAAACACCAGCGCCAGGTCTCCCCCGGCTCGAACGAGCGCATCACCGGGTGGCCGGTCTCGGCGTGGTGGGCCGACATGTGGCGGCGCGGGGACGAGTCGCAGCAGGCGACCAGGCCGCACGACAGGCACAGACGCAGGTGCACCCAGTCGTCGAACCCACCGGCGACGCACTGCGGGCAGCCGTCCTCGTACGCGCTGAGCGGGGCCGGCTCGCCGGACTCCTTGAGATGCTGGCAGATCACTCTTCACTCCGTCGCAGCTGGGACTCTTCCAGGTCGAGCTCGCGCTGGGCGCGGACCAGCACCTCCTCGGGGATCCTGCCCTCGTTCCGGGCGATCTTGAAGACGTGCCGTTCGGCTCTGATCATCTCGCGTCGCAGCCGCCCGTACGCGGCCGAGGGGGTTTCCTGCTGCTGGCTGCCGAGCCGCTCCCAGGCGTTGTTGGAGCGGCTCTCGACCAGCCCGCGCAGCCGGTCGACGACCGAGGCGGGCGCGCCGTCCGCGTTCTCCTCCAGCGCGGCCAGGGCGGCCCGGCTCGCCGCGTGCTGGATGCCGGCCTCGGCCAGCGCGTCCTGGGCGCTGTTGTCCTCGCGCACGCCCAGCCGGATCGCCAGTCCCGGCAGCGTGGTCCCCTGCAGCAGCAGGGTCAGCACGATCGTCGCGAAAGCCACGAAGATGAACAGGTCCCGGGGATACATCGGGACGTCCCTGAGCCCCGGCAGGGGCAGCGTCTGCGCGGCGGCCAGCGTCACCACGCCGCGCATGCCGGCCCAGGCCACCACGGTCGGCACGCTGACCGGCACCCGGGGGCCGCGCGCCCGCACCCGGGGGAAGAGCCGCCCCAGATACGTCGCCGGATACATCCACACGAAGCGGACCGCCACCAGCAGCCCGAAGACCAGCGCCGTGACGCTGACCGTGGTGGCCACGCCGGTCTCGATCCCGTCCACCACCATCCGCAGTTGCAACCCCACCAGCAGGAAGACGACGCCTTCGAGGAGGAAGGTGACGAGCCGCCAGACCGCGTCCGTCTGCAGCCGGGAGGTGGCCGACAACAGGTACGGGATCCGGTGCCCCAGATACAGGCCGGTGATCACCACGGCCACCACGCTGGAGGTGCCCAACTCCTCGGCGACGATCACCACGACGAACGGGGTGAGCAACGACACGGCGTCGTCGAGCAGCGGATCCTCGATCCAGCGGTGCAGCTTCGCGGCGGCCACCGCGGCGACGATGCCGATCACGATGCCGCCGCCGGCCTTCTGCGCGACCTGCCGGCCGATCTCCCCGAAACCGACCGCGGTCCCGGACAGCGCGCTCACCGAGATGCGCACCATCACCAGCGCGGTCGCGTCGTTGAGCAGGCTCTCGCCCTCGAGGATGGTGACCACGTGCCGGGGCAGGCCGACCCGGCGGGCGATCGCGGTCGCCGACACCGCGTCCGGCGGGGCGACGATCGCGCCCAGCGCGACACAGGCGGCCAGCGGCGCGCCGGGCAGCAGCCAGTGCACCGCGAAACCGATCACGAAGGCGCTGAGCAGCACCAACCCGACCGCGAGCAGCAGGATCGGGCGTAACGCGCTGCGGAAGGCGGGCACCGAGGTCTGCAGGGCCGCCACGTACAACAGCGGCGGCAGGATGCCGATCAGGACGAACTCCGGCTCCAGGTGCGCCTGCGGGAAACCCGGCACGTACGACAGCGCCAGACCCGCCACCAGCAGGACCAGCGGCGCCACGAAACCGAGTCGCCGGGCGAGCGCCGCGCCGACCACCGAGATCGCCACGAGCACGACCGTGTCGACGATGCTCTCCATGGCCGGAAAGCTTATGTCAGGCCGTGGTGATCACACCCGAGCGCGCCACCGTGCGGGTGTAGGTGCCGTCCGTGCCCGCCCGCAGCCACATGCCGTCCACCGAGAAGACGTACGGCGTCTTCGGGATCAGCCCGGTGACCGTGGCGGTCATCCAGCCACAGGCGGTCGGCGTCACGGTGAGCCAGCCCGGCGTCTCCGGCTGCGCACCGACCACCAGCTTCTGGCTGACCGCCAGAATGTGGTAGTCGACCAGCTGGTCTCCGCCCGGGTTGAACCATTTCACGGTGGCGGTGGTGCTGCCCGCGGTGACGTCGAGGCCGTTGATCTGGCCGCCCTTGAAGACCGCCGGGTCACAGCCGGGGCTGCCGCTGGGCCGCGGGGTCGCCGACCCGGAGGGCAGCGGCGGCAGGCTGGCGAGGCCCGGGGTGGTGCCGGGCGAGACGCTGCGGGTCGGCGACGGGGCGACACTGCCGGTGGCCATCAGCAGCCACGGCGTCCCGGTGGGCGACGGGGCGGCCTGCGGGGTCGTGGCGGAGGCGCAGGCGGCCAGCAGCAGCGAGCCGGCGAGCAGGGGCAGGGCGACGGCGACGGCTTTCCGGATCCTCGGCACGCCTTCAGGTTCGGGCGGATCCGCCGGGGGCTTAGCCGCCGATCGCGATGGCAGGCCGGTCGCGAGACGTTTGGTGGCCATCGTCACAGCGTCGGCACGGTCGGATACCCGGCAGGGCGCCGCCCACCCATCCGGCGGGCCCCGTCGTACGTAATGATGCGAAGAGGCCGGAATGAACTCTGCGGCCCGGCTGTTGGCAGCGGAAAGCCCGCGAGAGCGGGCGACGTCTTCGAGGAGGTCCGCAGCGTGCTCGACCCACACGGGCTCTACGAGGTGGCCGGGGAGTTGCCGGCCCTGGACGGCCCGGTGCTCATCCAGGCGCTGACCGGGTTCGTCGACGCGGGCAGCGCGATCCAGCTCGCCCGGGAAAGCCTTCTGGAAAATTTGGAGAGCGAGGTCGTCGCCACCTTCGACCTGGACCAGCTGCTCGACTACCGGTCCCGCCGGCCCCCGATGATCTTCGTGGCCGACCACTTCGAGAGCTACGACGACCCGGTGCTCGCCCTGCACCTCGTCCGCGACCAGCTCGGCATCCCGTTCCTGCTGCTCACCGGCCCCGAGCCGGACCTGCAGTGGGAGCGCTTCATCGCCGCCCTCACCGGCCTGATCGACCGCCTCGGGGTCAAGGCCACCATCGGGCTGAACGCGATCCCGATGGCCGTCCCCCACACCCGCCCGGTCAGCATGACCGCGCACGCCACCGACAAGAGTCTGCTCGGCGAACACGAGTCGTGGCTGCAGCGGGTCCAGGTGCCGGCCAGCGTCGGCAACCTGCTCGAATTCCGGCTCGGGCAGAACGGGCATGCCGCGCTGGGCTACGCCGCGCACGTCCCGCACTACCTGGCCCAGACCGCCTACCCGGCCGCCGCCGAACTGCTGCTCGACTCGGTCTCGCAGAACACCGGGCTGGCGCTGCCCACCGGCGGCCTGCGCGAATCGGCGAAACTCGTCCGCGAAGAGGTCGACAAGCAGATCGCCGACGACGAGCAGGCCGCCCGGCTGGTCGCCTCCCTGGAGGCGCAGTACGACGCCTTTTTGCGCGGGCGGGCCAACAACCTGCTGGTCGACTCGGACACGCCGCTGCCGACCGCGGAGGAGCTCGGGGCGGAGTTGGAACGCTTCCTCGCCGAGCAGGCCCGGGACGAGAACTGACCTCCCGCTTCGACGGGCCGCCCGCGGTTACCGGCGGCCCGTCGCCTACTTGTGGTCCAGCATCCACCTGAGCACGGCCGGGAGCTGGGCGTCCCAGTAGTCCCAGGCGTGCCCGCCCGGGCTGAAGGTCACATCGAGCTCCACCCCGTGCGCCTTGCACGCGGCGACGAAGCGGCGGTTCTGCGCGAGCAGATGATCCTCGGTGCCGCAGCGCAGCATCAGCCGGGGCAGCCGGCCCGGATCCCCGGTGCGCAGCAGATGCAGCAGATCCTCGTCACCGCCGGCCACCACCCGGTCCGCGAACACCCGTGCGACCAGGGCGCGCATGTGCGGTCGAAGATCATGTTCTTGGATGTACGCCAGGTCCAGAGCCCCGGAGAGCGTGGCCGCCGCCGCGAACCGCTCCGGCTCGCGCAGCGCCCACTTCATCGCGCCGTACCCGCCCATCGACAGCCCGGCGACGAACGTGTCCTCGCGCCGCCCCGACACCCGGAAGAACTTGCGCACCGTCTCCGGCAGCTCGGCCGACAGGAAGTCCCAGAACCGCATCCCGTACGCCTCGTTGGCGTAGAAGCTCCGGTGCACCTCGGGCATGATCACGGCGAGCCCGTACTCGGCCGCATACCGCTCGACCGAGGTGAACCGGCTCCACGCGGTGCTGTCGTCGGTCAACCCGTGCAGCAGATAGAGCACCGGCGGCGGGGTGCCGGCGTCTTCGTCGGGCAGGATCACCGTCATCGAGGTACGCAGTTCCAGCGCCTCGGAGTCGAAGTCACAGCGGATCAGGGCCACACGTCCCATTCTCGGCCATCGCACCGGCACGGGCGCGGCACTCGTCCCGCTTCGTGGAACCCGCGGCCGCCCCTTCCGCCGCGGCCGCCTTTTTCCGCCGCGGCCGCCCCTTTCCGCCGCGGCCCCGCGGCCGCGGCACGGCACGGCCCGGCCTGTCCGAGATCGATCCTCCTCGACGCCCGGCGGGCCGCCCGTGCGGTTGGGAATGTCGTACCCGTCGATTAGAATGTGTGTACGAAAGAGGGGCCCTGAGCTGCTGATCTTCGGACGGTTTCGAACGCCTGTTCGATGGCTTGCAGCGCGAGTGAGGAGACCGACGTGACCACGTCCACCCTGTCCACGATCTCGACCAACCCCGTGCCCGTCATCCCGCCGTACGCAACGATGCTGGGCTTCACGCGGTATGTCTCGCGCACCGGTCCCGCCAAGGCCACGTTCGTCGGCGGGCTGCGCAAGCAGCGGGAGCGGCGCCGCGGTTTCAACCCGCACAGCCAGCTGATCAAAGCGCTGAAGACGGACATCGCCTTCCGCACCGGCGGCAGCTATCTCGCCGGCGTCGTCGACCTGGTGAAAGACCGGTGGAAGCCGCTCTACGAGTCGCTGCGCTCGGGCGCCCGCACCTACCTGGCCTCGCTCGGCGACCCCGAGGCGGTCACGCTGATCCAGACCCGCGATGCCCTGGCCAGCGTCGGCCCCCTCGCTGTGAAGATCAACCCGCACTTCGGCCTGCGCTTCGACGACGGCCACCGCGAGGCGGTCCGCATCCACTTCGACGAGGAGCCGCCCACCCCGGAACTGGTCACCGCCATGCTCCACCTGATGGCCCGGCACATGGACCAGATCCTCCCGGACGCCGACCCGGTCCTGGTCGACCTCCGCCGCGGCGTCACCCACCGCCTCAACCCCGCCACCCGCCACGCCGACGTCGAAAGCTGGCTGGCCGGCGAGGCCGCCGCCTTCACCGCCATCTGGTCCACCCCCGCCGCCTGACAGCCACCACCACCGCCGCCGGCCCGGCCCCGGTACCGACCACCGGAAGCCGAGCCGGCACCGACGCTTCCCCGCCAGCCCGGCCTCGCCCAGCACCGACGCTTCCCCGCCGGCGCAAGGCCACCGGGCGGAACGCCACCGACGGCGGACCCGCCGTGGTGGCTCGGTCGGCCAGTCACCGGCCGGCCCTCCCCCGAGCCCGTTCCCCGGCGCGCTGCCCGCGCCGGGGAACGGCCGCTTCAGGCGTGGGCGACGCTTCAAGCGTCGCCGACGCTTCGGGCCCGGACGACGGCTCAGGCCTGGCGCCGCTTCAGGCCCGGGCAACGGCTCAGGCCCGGCGACGCCCCGTGCCGGGCAGGCCGGCGGGACGGGCTGCGGTGCACGCGGGGCAGGCGGCCCGGGTGGGTTACCGTGGGGGTGTGAACGGGTTCTCCGGGCGTCTCTCGCCGCCGCGCTCCTGAGCGGAGCCGGTGTCGTCGCTGCCTGAGCTCGGCTCGGCGGCGTTGTAGCGCTGCGTTCCGCTGCCGGTCCCGGAACCGACTCACCTCTGCGGAGTGCGCGCATGTCTTCGTTCTTCTCGTCGTCTGAGGCCGCGGTGAACCCTCGGCTCAGCCTTCTGCAACTGTCCATCGGCGGCCTCCTCTGGGGCACCGCCGGCGTCGTCGTTCAAGTCGTGGCCGGGCGGACCGGACTCGGCGCGGTGGCCATCGGGTTCTATCGGCTGCTGTTCGCGGCCGCCACCATGCTCCTGGTCGGGGGGCGGGCGCGGCGGCAGATCGGGGTGGCTCTCCGGTCCGCGCCGGGGACGGTCGTGCTGGCCGGGGTGGGGCTCGCCGCGTACCAGGCGCTCTATTTTCTCGCGGTGCGCCTCAGCGGGGTGAGCATCGCGACCGTGGTCAGCCTCGGGCTCGCTCCGGTGCTGCTCAGCGTGTGGGAGACGATCCGCACCCGGCGGCGGCCCGAAAACGCGCAGGCCGGCGCTTCGGTGGCGGCGGTCATCGGGTTGCTGCTGATTTCGGGCACGACCGGATCGACCGGGTCGAGCACCGGGCTGGGCCTGCTCGCGGCGATCGCGTCCGGCACGGTGTACGCCGCGTCGACGGCACTCAGCCGGCACACCACGCAGGGGGTTCCACCACTGGTGCTGACCACGCTGTCGTGCGCGATCGGGGCGGTCGCCCTAGCGCCGGTCGCGATCGTGCAGGGGCTGACGTTCACGCCGGGTGTCACGCCGATCGTGCTGCTCGCCTACCTGGGGGCGATCACCACGGCTCTGGCGTACGCGTGCTTCTACACCGGGTTGCGGCACACCACCGGCAGTGTCGCCGTGGTCGTCACCCTGCTCGAACCGTTGACCGCCGCCGGGCTGGCGGTCGTCCTGATCGGTGAGCCGCTGGCGCTGCCCACCATCGTCGGCGGCCTGCTCATGCTCGGCGCGGTGACCGGCCTGTACCTGGGCGCCGGCCGCCGCACCACACCCGCGGCATCGCGCCGGCCGGTCCCCGTCACGGACTGAGACGGCAACATGCCCGGCGCCGGCTTCAGACAGAGGCCGGCGCCGGGATCGGCACGGTCACGGCGGGGCGGTGGTGGCGATCGCCGGGCGGCGGCGTCAGGCGGTCATGGCAATCTTCGGGCGGCGGCGTCAGGCCGTCATGGCGATCTTCGGGCAGCGCCGTCAGGTGGTCATGGCGATCGCCGGGCGGCGGCTTCCGCCAGTCATGGTGATCGCCGGGCGGCGGCATCAGGCGGTGATGGCGATGGTCAGCGCGCCGGCCGCGACCAGCACCCCCGCCCACAACCGGTCCACGTTGAACCAGGCCCGGCGCAGGATGTTCACGCCCAGGAATTCGTAGACGAGCAGGGCGCAGCCGGCCATCACGGTGAACATCGCGACGGTGTGCACCCCGGCCGCCGCCAGGCCGGTCAGGGCGGCCAGCGGGGAGCCGCCGGCGCCGGCGCCCGGCATCGCGTGGCCGGCGTGGGACGCGCCCGGCACCGGGGTGGTGGTGAGGACCGGGAGCAGCATCAGGCCGGCCCCGTGCGCCGACGACATCAGGAAGGACCAGCCGGCCAGCTGGGCCGAGGACAGCCGCATCCCGGCCCAGCGGAAGTGGCGTTCGGACAGCAGCCGCCACAGGCCGAAGCCGACCAGCAGCGCGCCGCCGGCGATGCCGACCACGTTCGCGGCGACCACCGACCGGGTGGCCGAGATGATCGCCGCGACGATCGCGACCGAGGCGAGGTGCCCGGCCGCGATCGGGGGCAGGGACAGCAGCATCACCCGGCGGCTGCGTTCCTGCATGCCCCGGGCCACCGCGAACAGCCAGCCCATCGCCGGGTTCAGCCCATGGAAGGCCCCGAGCGCGATCAGCGCGGCATAGGTTTCCCAGGTCACGGTGCGGACGGGAAGCAGTACGAGTCGGAGGACGCGTCGCCGCCCTGCAACCGGGTCTGGTGCACCCGCAGGCCGCGGAATTCGTCGCCGTGCGGGAAGAACCGGTCGTCCAGCGTGAACGACGTGTCGGTCACGTCCAGTTTGGCCAGCCAGGCACCGACCCCGTCCGGGTAGAACTGGTCGTCCCACGAGCCGTACAGCGAATTGGTGACGTAGACGCGCTTGCCGTCCCGGGACACCTCGACCATCTGCGGCCCGCCGGCCAGCGGCTCGTCCGGGAACGCCGGGTGCGGGGTGCGCCGCACGATCCCGCCGAGGTGCACCGAGTCGACGAAGACGGGGTGGAACGGGTCGCTGACGTCGTAGCGCCGCAGCTCACCGGTGCCCCAGCAGGACACGTACAAAAACTTGTCGTCGACCGACAGGTCGATGTCGGTGACCAGCGGAGGCACCGCCGAGAACGGTTGCAGGGCGGGCGGCAGGTCGGCCGGGTCGGCCGGCTCGGCCGGGATGTCGATCACCTTGCGGACCTCGAACTGCCCGCCGGAGCGGTGCCACAGCCAGATCGACGCGGAAAGGTCCTCGACCGAGACGACCACCCCGACGAAGCCGTACGTCGCGGCCGGGTCATGTGCCGGGCGCAGCTCCAGCGTCATCTGGTACTGGTCGCCGAGGTCGACGGTCTGCACCAGGGTGCGCTTGGCCAGGTCCCAGAAGTGGATCCGGTGCCCGTACTGCCGGCCGAGCAGCAACTCCGGCACCAGCCCGTCCTCGATCATGTCGGGGGTGCCCCACTCGGAGGTGACCAGCACGTCCTGGGTGAGGTGCCACCAGAAGTCGTACGCCAGTTTCTGATCGCCGCGGTCGGCCTCCCACTGCCCGCGAACGTCGAAGCTCTGGTGGTCGAGGACCGCGATGCCGCCCGGCCCGCCGCCCTGGCCGGCGCCGAGCGCGGAGACGTAGATGCCGTCCGGCCCGCAGTGGATCGTGTGCGGCCGCGAGTAGTCCGCCTTGGCCGCCAGCTCCGCGGCGCTGATCTCCTTGACCAGCCGCGGGTTCTGCGGGTCGGGCTGGGTGTCGTAGACGTAGATCCGCGACGACCGCAGACCGGGGACGATCAGGTAGCGGCGCTCGACGTGCGGGTGCGGGGCGGTCGGGCAGAGCGCGCTGGAGCAGGCGTTCCAGCCGAAGTGGTGCAGCTCGTCACCGGTGTGCGGCAGGTCGGTCCAGCCGACCACCCTGCCGTAGCTGCCGGAGCCGGGGTCGGTGTCGACCACCGCGAGCGCGTCCGGGCGGGTGGCGGAACGGTCGAAGGCGGCGATGTACGCCAGCTTCTCCGCGGGGGCGCCGGCCGCGTCGCCGGGTGAGGGGTAGAACGTCGGATCCGGAGTCCATCGCGTCATGCCGCTCATCCTCGCCCCGCCCTGGTCCGCGGGCCAGGGTTACATGTGTCAATGACTTGTCAACGGCAGCGGGATCACCGGGCGTCCAGCGGCAGCCGCACCAGAACGGTCGTGCCGTCCCCGTCGCCGGTCAGCTCGATGCTGCCGTGGTGGCGTTCCACCACCGCCCGGCTCAGCGTGAGTCCCAGCCCGCTGCCCGGCAGCGTCCGCTCATGTCCGCGGCTGGTCCGATAGCGACCAGTGAACAGCTTTTCCCGCTCGTCCTGCGGCACGTCCACCGCCGCGTCCGAGACGGCCAGTTCGGCGGCCCGCCCGGCCCGGCGCAGGCGGACCTCGACGTGCCCGCCGTCCGGGCTGTACCGGATCGCGCTGCCGATCAGGTTCTCCACGATGTGCCGCAGCCGGTCCCGGTCGCCGGGCACGATCAGCTCGGCCGGCAGGTCGGTGTCGATCGCCACGGGGGCGGCGCCGATCGCCACCCGGGTGCGGTCCACCACGTCACGGACCACCTCGGCCAGGTCCATCGGGGTGCGCCGGACGTCGGCGTGCCCGGCGTCCAGGGCGGACAGTTCGAGCAACTCGTTGATGATCTCCCGGAGTTGCAGCGCGTTGCGTTCCACCACGGCGATCAGGCGCGGCCCGTCGCGGACCAGGGTGGCCTCGTCCGCCTCGCGCAGCAGCTCGGTGTACGCGCTGATCGAGGTGAGCGGGGTGCGCAGCTCGTGCCCGATCAGCGCCAGGTATTCGTTCTTGCTGCGCACCAGTTGCCGTTGCAGGTCCTCGACCCGGCGGCGTTCGACGAACTGCCCGAGGTGCGCGGCGATCCCGGACATCAGCGCGACCAGCTCGTCCTCCGGGTCCTCGACCGCGTCGGTGAAGACGGTCAGCACCCCGATCGTCCCGGTCCCGTCGTGCACCGGAATGGCCAGCGCGGCGTGCAGCCGTTGGGCGCTGTCCGGGGAGATCACGCTGTCCGAGTGGCCCACGTCGCGGATCCACAGCGGTTTGTCGACCTGCCAGGCCTGTCCGGCCAGCCCCTGACCGTAGGTCAGCTCGTCCGGCACGGCGATCCCGGTCGCCCAGCCCGGCGTGCTGAACCGGGCCGCCGCCCGGATCACCGCCGCACCCGCGTCGGCCATCCACAGCTCGGCGTGCACCCAGTCGAGGGTGGCGACCACCGCCTCCAGCACCCGCGGCCCGGCCGCCTCGATGCTCGCCGCCTCGGCCAGCGCCGTGGTCACCGCGAGCTCGCAGGAGCGGAAGCGTTCCGCCCGGCGCTGCCGGGTCACATCCTGCATCGCCTGGACCGCGCCGACCACCCGACCGTCCGGTCCGAGGATCGGCTGGGCGTCGATCAGAAAGTGCCGGGTCCGTTTGGTCCGGCTGGGCCGGGCCAGCGGCTCGTCGCGCACCGGTTCCCCGGCGAGTGCCCGGAACAGGCCGAGCTCGTCGGTGTCCCGCGGGTCGTCGGCCCAGGTGCGGCGCATCCGCTCGTTCGCGAACACGACATGTCCGTCGGCGTCGCAGGCGATCACGCCGTCGTGCAGGCTCTCCAGCACCGCGTCCAGGAACCGGTGCTGCTGCTCCAGCTCGTACCGCGCCAGCTGCTCGCCGATCAGCAGGGTGGCGACCTCGGCCGCCTCGGCCACCGCGGTGATCTGCTCCGGCGACCACTCGCGCGGCCGCAGGTCGTAGGCACAGCACACGCCGAGTACCTGTCCGTCCCGATCGTGCACCGGATGTCCCAGGTACGCGCCGCCGTGCCGGCGCACCACCCCGTCCGGCACCCGGTCGTCGACGGTCGCGTCGTCGACGATCACCGCGCCGCCCCCGTGCACGACGAGCCCGCCGAGCGAGCCGTGCAGCGGGGTGTCGGCGATCGCCGCCCAGTCCTCGGCGACACCCCAGCTGCCGTACAGTCGGAGCTTCTCCCCCTCGACGAACTGGATGCACGCGCTCGGCGTCTGCGCCCCGCGGGCGGTCAGCGCGGCCAGCTGATCGGCGGTGCCGCTGGTCAGCACACCGCGGTGGAGCACCGGCAGCATGGCCCCGCCGAGCACATCGCGCAGCAGGTGCGCCCCGCCGGCCACCTCACCGCCGACCCGCCGCCGCACCGACCCGTCCGCCGGTCCGAACCCGCCGTCGGTCTGCTCACTGCCCGCGACCGGGCCGGTGCCGGCCATCCGCCGGAAGTCACCGCCCACGCGCGCCTCACGGTTGCCGAAAGCTTTGCTGGCGGCCGCCGGCAAGCCGGGATGCTCGTCGACGGCCGTCCCCCCGTGAAGCTCGGCCGCACGCGCGAGTGCCGCGGCTTCCGCCGCCGACGCCCTTCCGGGCAGCCCGGCGCCACTGCCGGGGTCTTCTCGCCGCATGGCCGACCTCCACAACCCAGCCTAGATGCACGAAAACCCTAAAACCGTCAAATCGCGCGGCCAGGCGAGCCGCTTCCCGGCCCGACCCCGCCGCCGGATCCGCGCTCCAGCACCACAAGGCACCGCCCGCAAGACGAAGCCTCTCGATGGTCGCCGCCCCGGGACCGCGGCCTCGGCGCCGGGCAGGCGGTGGTCTTCACCGCCGATTTGCCGGTACGTCGTGAGCACCCCGCCCTGCGCGCTCGCGCCCCGGAGTGGCGCCTCAGTACCGCCGCCTGGCCCGTGCGGGGCCAGGCCCCCAACGTCCGTTCACAGCATTTTCTCAGCCGACTTTTGTGCCTTTCATCGGTCTCCGACCGAGAATCGCCGTCATTCTCGGAAATTCGACGTAAAGGACCGGATCGAGGACTGGCTGCCCTCCTGGGCTCTCCACGCACCAGTGTCTTGATCGTTGAGCGCCGGCAATCCGTGACACCACGCGATCGACACCGAACGGAACAGAGTCATCGCTGGCCAGCCGATCGGGTGGCGTAACAACAGGACGGGGCCGCCTCGTCCTGCTCAAATGAGCTCAACGTCACCGGAATGCCCGGATGTCGAATTCATGACGACTGTTGCGCGCCGTCACCGCCACCCGAATAGGAAACGATGAACGTATCGTTTCGATAACGTGAATTCCGTCTATCGGTTCGACGTCTCTACAGTTCCGGCACGCGCGCCGCCGGGTCGTGCGCGAGGAAGGGAAA
Protein-coding regions in this window:
- a CDS encoding Na+/H+ antiporter, producing MESIVDTVVLVAISVVGAALARRLGFVAPLVLLVAGLALSYVPGFPQAHLEPEFVLIGILPPLLYVAALQTSVPAFRSALRPILLLAVGLVLLSAFVIGFAVHWLLPGAPLAACVALGAIVAPPDAVSATAIARRVGLPRHVVTILEGESLLNDATALVMVRISVSALSGTAVGFGEIGRQVAQKAGGGIVIGIVAAVAAAKLHRWIEDPLLDDAVSLLTPFVVVIVAEELGTSSVVAVVITGLYLGHRIPYLLSATSRLQTDAVWRLVTFLLEGVVFLLVGLQLRMVVDGIETGVATTVSVTALVFGLLVAVRFVWMYPATYLGRLFPRVRARGPRVPVSVPTVVAWAGMRGVVTLAAAQTLPLPGLRDVPMYPRDLFIFVAFATIVLTLLLQGTTLPGLAIRLGVREDNSAQDALAEAGIQHAASRAALAALEENADGAPASVVDRLRGLVESRSNNAWERLGSQQQETPSAAYGRLRREMIRAERHVFKIARNEGRIPEEVLVRAQRELDLEESQLRRSEE
- a CDS encoding proteasome assembly chaperone family protein, which codes for MLDPHGLYEVAGELPALDGPVLIQALTGFVDAGSAIQLARESLLENLESEVVATFDLDQLLDYRSRRPPMIFVADHFESYDDPVLALHLVRDQLGIPFLLLTGPEPDLQWERFIAALTGLIDRLGVKATIGLNAIPMAVPHTRPVSMTAHATDKSLLGEHESWLQRVQVPASVGNLLEFRLGQNGHAALGYAAHVPHYLAQTAYPAAAELLLDSVSQNTGLALPTGGLRESAKLVREEVDKQIADDEQAARLVASLEAQYDAFLRGRANNLLVDSDTPLPTAEELGAELERFLAEQARDEN
- a CDS encoding selenium-binding protein SBP56-related protein, producing the protein MTRWTPDPTFYPSPGDAAGAPAEKLAYIAAFDRSATRPDALAVVDTDPGSGSYGRVVGWTDLPHTGDELHHFGWNACSSALCPTAPHPHVERRYLIVPGLRSSRIYVYDTQPDPQNPRLVKEISAAELAAKADYSRPHTIHCGPDGIYVSALGAGQGGGPGGIAVLDHQSFDVRGQWEADRGDQKLAYDFWWHLTQDVLVTSEWGTPDMIEDGLVPELLLGRQYGHRIHFWDLAKRTLVQTVDLGDQYQMTLELRPAHDPAATYGFVGVVVSVEDLSASIWLWHRSGGQFEVRKVIDIPAEPADPADLPPALQPFSAVPPLVTDIDLSVDDKFLYVSCWGTGELRRYDVSDPFHPVFVDSVHLGGIVRRTPHPAFPDEPLAGGPQMVEVSRDGKRVYVTNSLYGSWDDQFYPDGVGAWLAKLDVTDTSFTLDDRFFPHGDEFRGLRVHQTRLQGGDASSDSYCFPSAP
- a CDS encoding ketopantoate reductase family protein — encoded protein: MRILVAGAGATGGFFGGRLAEAGRDVTFLVREGRATVLAERGLRIRSPGGETRLTPRVITRVDRHYDLVVVAVKSYALDAVVAGLGAAIGPRTVVVPLLNGMRHVPTLITAFGVEHVWGGLCMIHATTDEHGDVVQMTGLARLVCGPLDGGPDDRMDAVAAAIGEAGFDARTSRHIRAEMWEKWVLLATLGAATTLMRGSIGAINAAPGGPEVNRAIADEAIAVATAAGFPPRPQAREIVHTTIGSSEPTTSSLYRDLVAGRPVEGDAIVGDLVAEGRRHGVRTPLLAAAHTGLAVHSASVS
- a CDS encoding alpha/beta hydrolase family protein translates to MALIRCDFDSEALELRTSMTVILPDEDAGTPPPVLYLLHGLTDDSTAWSRFTSVERYAAEYGLAVIMPEVHRSFYANEAYGMRFWDFLSAELPETVRKFFRVSGRREDTFVAGLSMGGYGAMKWALREPERFAAAATLSGALDLAYIQEHDLRPHMRALVARVFADRVVAGGDEDLLHLLRTGDPGRLPRLMLRCGTEDHLLAQNRRFVAACKAHGVELDVTFSPGGHAWDYWDAQLPAVLRWMLDHK
- a CDS encoding UBP-type zinc finger domain-containing protein translates to MICQHLKESGEPAPLSAYEDGCPQCVAGGFDDWVHLRLCLSCGLVACCDSSPRRHMSAHHAETGHPVMRSFEPGETWRWCFDDEQLG
- a CDS encoding DMT family transporter encodes the protein MSSFFSSSEAAVNPRLSLLQLSIGGLLWGTAGVVVQVVAGRTGLGAVAIGFYRLLFAAATMLLVGGRARRQIGVALRSAPGTVVLAGVGLAAYQALYFLAVRLSGVSIATVVSLGLAPVLLSVWETIRTRRRPENAQAGASVAAVIGLLLISGTTGSTGSSTGLGLLAAIASGTVYAASTALSRHTTQGVPPLVLTTLSCAIGAVALAPVAIVQGLTFTPGVTPIVLLAYLGAITTALAYACFYTGLRHTTGSVAVVVTLLEPLTAAGLAVVLIGEPLALPTIVGGLLMLGAVTGLYLGAGRRTTPAASRRPVPVTD
- a CDS encoding fibronectin type III domain-containing protein; amino-acid sequence: MPRIRKAVAVALPLLAGSLLLAACASATTPQAAPSPTGTPWLLMATGSVAPSPTRSVSPGTTPGLASLPPLPSGSATPRPSGSPGCDPAVFKGGQINGLDVTAGSTTATVKWFNPGGDQLVDYHILAVSQKLVVGAQPETPGWLTVTPTACGWMTATVTGLIPKTPYVFSVDGMWLRAGTDGTYTRTVARSGVITTA